A single window of Balaenoptera acutorostrata chromosome X, mBalAcu1.1, whole genome shotgun sequence DNA harbors:
- the LOC103006084 gene encoding 60S ribosomal protein L14-like yields the protein MVFRRFVEVGWVASVSFGPHAGVLVAIVDVIDQNRALVDGPCTQVRRQAMPFKCMQLTDFILRFPHGARQKYVREAWEKAGINAKWAATTWAKKIEAREKKAKMTDFDRYKVMKARKMRNRLIKLEVKKLQKAALLKASPKKALAAKGAATAAAAKVLAKKMTATGKKAPAQKVPAQKAAGQKAAPPPKSQKGQKAPTQKAPAPKASGKKA from the coding sequence ATGGTGTTCAGGCGCTTCGTGGAGGTTGGCTGGGTGGCCTCCGTCTCCTTTGGGCCTCATGCTGGGGTGCTGGTCGCGATTGTAGATGTTATTGATCAGAACAGGGCTTTGGTGGATGGACCTTGCACTCAAGTAAGGAGACAGGCTATGCCTTTCAAATGCATGCAGCTCACTGACTTCATCCTCAGGTTCCCACACGGTGCCCGCCAGAAGTATGTCCGAGAAGCCTGGGAGAAGGCAGGTATCAATGCAAAGTGGGCAGCCACAACGTGGGCCAAGAAGATTGAAGCCAGAGAAAAGAAAGCCAAGATGACAGATTTTGATCGTTATAAAGTCATGAAGGCAAGGAAAATGAGGAACAGATTAATCAAGCTTGAAGTTAAGAAACTTCAAAAGGCAGCTCTCCTGAAGGCTTCTCCCAAGAAAGCACTTGCTGCTAAGGGGGCAGCTACGGCAGCTGCTGCAAAGGTTCTAGCAAAAAAGATGACCGCCACAGGTAAGAAGGCTCCAGCCCAGAAGGTTCCTGCCCAGAAagctgcaggccagaaggcagcaCCTCCTCCAAAATCTCAGAAGGGTCAGAAAGCTCCAACCCAGAAAGCACCTGCTCCAAAGGCATCTGGCAAGAAAGCATGA